The genomic DNA AAATCTCGCAGCCATGTCAGTTTCTCGAATGTCTTATCAAGTGCCTGCAAAATCGTTTCCCATTCTCGAACCTTATACTGATAAATGGGAGAGTCCTCTGGAGATTTCTTTTCCTGAAGCATGTGAATTGGGTAAGTGACGACGGCCCCCAGCCTGTTATAGAACCCGTGAACTTTCGCCGACCAGCCTTCGCGTTGCTCGCTCCACCACTCCCGGATTTTTCGAATCATCACAGCATTCGGTAACGTCGGCCAATGATCGACTTCGACCAACCGCTGAGAGGACATCAGTTCGAGAGCTGCCTCGTAATCAGAACCTCTTCGGCCAATTTCATTCAACCATCCGGGAATTCCATGTTCGATATCACAGAGACTCTGCAATGCTCCCTGAAGCGTTTGAACCTTAATTTCGGAAAAGCGAAGCTCCGACAGATCTTTCAGCAAGTCTCTCGAAGTTGAGTCGGAAACGCTTCCCTCTTGCGGCCAGGATCGTTCATAAAATGGCAACGCATTCTCTTCAGCTGCCCGACGATCATTTGGAGCAAGATACAACAAGTGAGGGTTGATTTTGGTCTCTTCGTGAAATGTCTGCATCCACAATGGCCAGTACTCTTCGTCATCAGGGAGCAAGACCTGGTTGAAGACAACAATGACGAACTTGCTCTCTTGCGACGCTTTCCGGAAAAATTGCTTCACAGCGGCGTCATTATATTTTTGCTGAGTCAGCACAGCGACCAGCACATCTGCACTTCTCCGAATTTTATCCGCCCGCTCCCAGTTCACCTCTGCAACACTGTCGACATCTGGTGTATCAAGTACCACTAAATTGCTCGGCAGCGATTGGCTTTCTCGCCAGAACAGCAAATGCCGATCATCCTCTCGCAAGGCCTGATCGGCATCGGCCCACGGAAGAAGTTCAAACCCGGGAAAGAGTTCCTCGATATTGTGCGAAGCCTCAAACCCTGCCGGGAACAGCACCGTTGGATGTTTCGTCCCAGAGGCCATCGGACTGGTCGCACTCAGTCGTCCGCCAGCGATATGGTTGAACAAAACAGACTTACCGATATTCGTCCCCCCGACCACAGCAACAATCAGGAACGAATCTTTTCCCAACTGCGGTCGCACTTTTTCCTGAAGCAATTCAAACCATTCACGATCCTTCAACGGCGGAAGCTCAAACGAGGCAATCCGCCGTTCCAAAGCATCAATCGCCTCGGTTAACCGAACGATCACATCGGAACAGTGTTGAAATCGAGAGTTCATGAACAGGCAGTATTCGTCTAAAAAATGATTCGAGTTGAAGCCAAAAATAAAATTCAGGACTGCCGAAAGCCTACCAACAGTTCGGCAAAGTGGTCTATTTCAAAATTTTTGCCAGCTTGAGTCCTCCAGCGTCCTGTCCATTCACTTCAATCGTACAAGACCACTCGCCAGCCATCATTTCACAGCCAAGCCTGATGCAAACGCCTGATGCAAAAAGTGAAAACAGATCATTACTTTGTAGAACCAGTCCGAAAACTTTTGGAATGGTCGCTTTCCTCAACGTTTGAGGGAGCAATTTCAAGTTTCAGGATCAGTTCTAAATTGGATCATCAACATACCAGCCGACTCAGCAAGTTTAGCAGTTGCCCGTCAAACGAGAACATCCCTCGTCCGCAACTTGCTCATTTCAAGTTCGATTGAGATACTCAAAACAGGTTAATCAAGGAGAACCGATGGGTAACGCGAGCCCCCTCTCGCAATCGATTCCCCCCAATCTCCTCACAGAACAAGTTGATGAGTGTGCGCCTCAAACAGAGACAGGGAAACCGGTAACGACGACGCAACCAACGACTTACCCTTGAATTTCAATCCATTGAACCTCAACCAGCGGCCCCATTGAATAACCACTTTCGGTTGCCTTCGCTGAGGCCGCATTCGGAGCCCCACCATGCAGAGCACCAACCATTTCGATCGCCGGCAATTCCTCCAGGCCGGCACAGTTGCCGTCGCAGCTGCATCGA from Thalassoglobus polymorphus includes the following:
- a CDS encoding GTPase, whose product is MNSRFQHCSDVIVRLTEAIDALERRIASFELPPLKDREWFELLQEKVRPQLGKDSFLIVAVVGGTNIGKSVLFNHIAGGRLSATSPMASGTKHPTVLFPAGFEASHNIEELFPGFELLPWADADQALREDDRHLLFWRESQSLPSNLVVLDTPDVDSVAEVNWERADKIRRSADVLVAVLTQQKYNDAAVKQFFRKASQESKFVIVVFNQVLLPDDEEYWPLWMQTFHEETKINPHLLYLAPNDRRAAEENALPFYERSWPQEGSVSDSTSRDLLKDLSELRFSEIKVQTLQGALQSLCDIEHGIPGWLNEIGRRGSDYEAALELMSSQRLVEVDHWPTLPNAVMIRKIREWWSEQREGWSAKVHGFYNRLGAVVTYPIHMLQEKKSPEDSPIYQYKVREWETILQALDKTFEKLTWLRDLGNPLLSPRLTTLLSGNARLDLIEKIREEHDSVDLETELSVLVQEQLARFRTESPQSYRLFRRLDSVAAAARPAVSVALFMTGAGPVGNALFPAVADSAMQGALHIAGDAVGGTVMTAVGDKVLTEGASTSAGYLEARFRQLHSQFTKQRAGWLAQELEKHLFGTLPKELATSSQISQCPEFQRVDQLVEELRSVATEQS